The Xanthomonas sp. CFBP 8443 genome has a window encoding:
- the recB gene encoding exodeoxyribonuclease V subunit beta: MSGPLAADPYLTLPLHGVRLIEASAGTGKTFTLATLFTRLVVERRLRVGQILAVTFTEAATQELRRRIRERLALAATLVPDATPAASVGAASAATESSDDLSPTEIANDPSRLKPLLQESPDAVLTRAILAAHLAASDETPAALRRRLQQAVEEIDLAAIFTIHGFCARVLREHALESGQAFAAPELLANDRELLAEVAADLWRQRAADAAMAEDLVALWPGGPEALASDLRELVRHPQLLPAVATTADDPAALLQAAQAAGSALAAAFQAHGVAFFDAIMAAIDGGVLSKVSYKPDWLAALWHWFDGFAAAPTQGLPPHPKLIKLTAAELAAGTNKKFVDRTPASPLSHAIDGYLAALARVEEWRGRRRIRLLHALRDDAGARLALLKRQRRVQTYDDLVDGVARALQGPQGEALAQRLRAQYAIALVDEFQDTDARQWSIFSKVFGSADENGERSVSHGEHDAEPLDQAQARFLALIGDPKQAIYGFRGGDVQTYLAAAATAEPAPPLGHNFRSRPALLAAIEALYAQAGHAQAFLTEGIAFHPVQPGTKRSDAELQRDGATAPALTLWRAPEPPPPDKGKPKPWSAGRARALCTAACVAAIRDWLAGGRAGTASVGGRPVQAGDIAVLVRSHGEATRIQQALGAVGIPAVTAGRQSLFATDQALELLTLLQALLDPGDDSRLRAALATVLIGEDAAAIAALEHDGDRHRRWQQQALDWRERWQRGGPLALIGDLGAAHAQRLLALLDGERRLTNYLQLAELLQEADTRALGPHGLVDWLARRIANADDSDETQQLRLESDARRVQIVTLHKSKGLEYPLVFLPYVGIGRNDRGAGRHCAVHAPPLGRQLHWNTSKWSGGNDDPAWSAAEAAWRQEQRAEDARLLYVGLTRAEHALWIATGPFHQHERTALAAMVADLDALQTAAGTGAIAIDTTPPPANLPRLPPAAEIQVPPARVPQRHIAPDWWVYSFTQLANADAGVAADPMASATVVGSGGSDEPSTSEAIATTLDVEAFDRRFAGNRFGVAMHDVFERCDFAAWRDWSPGQPAPDGQTAAIVEALQRGGYAQDELDDGAAMLTALVGHTLTVALPEGTHLAAVPEPQRRNEMEFHFAMRPTRVDALLALLHRFGVVGERQAFGARKRLEGLMTGLIDLTYQHDGRWYVLDYKSNRLPSYDADALARAMAHSEYELQALIYTVALHRWLRFRLGEAYDYARDFGGVRYLFCRGLDATRDPSPGVHAWRFDPELVESVDALFAGAPLEPLSPRERGWGEGTSAHGAPTP, from the coding sequence ATGAGCGGACCGCTCGCCGCCGACCCGTACCTGACTCTGCCCCTGCACGGCGTGCGCCTGATCGAGGCCAGCGCCGGCACCGGCAAGACCTTCACTCTGGCCACGCTGTTCACCCGGCTGGTGGTCGAGCGCCGCTTGCGCGTCGGCCAGATCCTCGCCGTCACCTTCACCGAGGCCGCCACCCAGGAACTGCGCCGGCGCATCCGCGAGCGCCTGGCGCTCGCGGCGACGCTGGTGCCCGATGCAACGCCGGCTGCTTCTGTAGGAGCGGCTTCAGCCGCGACAGAGAGTTCGGATGACCTGTCGCCAACCGAGATCGCAAACGACCCGTCGCGGCTGAAGCCGCTCCTACAGGAATCCCCCGACGCCGTTCTCACCCGCGCCATCCTCGCCGCGCATCTGGCCGCCAGCGACGAAACCCCCGCCGCCCTGCGCCGCCGCCTGCAACAAGCGGTGGAGGAAATCGACCTCGCCGCGATCTTCACCATCCACGGCTTCTGCGCCCGCGTGCTGCGCGAGCACGCGCTGGAGAGCGGCCAGGCCTTCGCCGCGCCGGAACTGCTGGCCAACGACCGCGAACTGCTGGCCGAAGTCGCCGCCGACCTGTGGCGCCAGCGCGCCGCCGACGCGGCGATGGCCGAGGATCTGGTCGCGCTGTGGCCCGGCGGCCCCGAGGCACTGGCCAGCGACCTGCGCGAACTGGTGCGGCATCCGCAGCTGCTGCCGGCGGTCGCCACCACCGCCGACGATCCCGCCGCGTTGCTGCAGGCGGCGCAAGCGGCGGGCAGCGCATTGGCCGCGGCGTTCCAGGCCCATGGCGTTGCCTTCTTCGACGCCATCATGGCCGCGATCGACGGCGGCGTGCTGAGCAAGGTCAGCTACAAGCCCGACTGGCTGGCCGCGCTGTGGCATTGGTTCGACGGATTCGCCGCCGCGCCCACACAGGGCCTGCCGCCGCACCCCAAGCTGATCAAGCTGACCGCCGCGGAACTGGCCGCCGGCACCAACAAGAAATTCGTCGACCGCACCCCGGCCTCGCCGCTGAGCCATGCCATCGACGGCTATCTGGCCGCGCTGGCGCGCGTGGAGGAATGGCGCGGCCGGCGCCGCATCCGCCTGCTGCACGCGTTGCGCGACGATGCCGGCGCGCGCCTGGCCCTGCTCAAGCGCCAGCGCCGCGTGCAGACCTACGACGACCTGGTCGACGGCGTGGCGCGCGCGCTGCAAGGCCCGCAGGGCGAGGCGCTGGCGCAGCGGCTGCGTGCGCAGTACGCCATCGCGCTGGTGGACGAATTCCAGGACACCGATGCGCGGCAGTGGTCGATCTTCTCCAAGGTGTTCGGGTCCGCGGACGAAAACGGCGAGCGCAGCGTTTCGCACGGCGAGCACGACGCCGAACCGCTCGACCAGGCGCAAGCGCGCTTCCTTGCACTGATCGGCGATCCCAAGCAGGCCATCTACGGCTTCCGCGGCGGCGACGTGCAGACCTACCTGGCCGCGGCCGCCACCGCCGAACCGGCACCGCCGCTCGGGCACAATTTCCGCTCGCGTCCCGCGCTGCTGGCGGCGATCGAGGCGCTGTACGCGCAGGCCGGGCATGCGCAGGCGTTCCTGACCGAGGGCATCGCCTTCCACCCGGTGCAGCCGGGCACCAAGCGCAGCGATGCCGAACTGCAGCGCGACGGCGCCACCGCGCCAGCGCTGACCCTGTGGCGCGCGCCGGAGCCGCCGCCGCCGGACAAAGGAAAGCCCAAACCCTGGAGCGCCGGCCGCGCGCGCGCGCTGTGCACCGCCGCCTGCGTCGCCGCGATCCGCGACTGGCTCGCCGGCGGCCGCGCCGGCACCGCCAGCGTCGGCGGCCGTCCGGTGCAGGCCGGCGACATCGCGGTGCTGGTGCGCAGCCATGGCGAGGCCACCCGCATCCAGCAGGCGCTTGGCGCGGTCGGCATTCCCGCGGTGACCGCCGGCCGGCAGAGCCTGTTCGCCACCGACCAGGCGCTGGAACTGCTGACCCTGCTGCAGGCGCTGCTCGACCCGGGCGACGACAGCCGCCTGCGCGCGGCGCTGGCGACGGTGCTGATCGGCGAGGACGCCGCGGCGATCGCCGCGCTGGAACACGACGGCGATCGCCACCGGCGCTGGCAGCAACAGGCGCTGGACTGGCGCGAACGCTGGCAGCGCGGCGGCCCGCTGGCGCTGATCGGCGACCTCGGCGCCGCGCACGCGCAACGCCTGCTGGCGCTGCTCGACGGCGAGCGCCGGCTGACCAACTACCTGCAGCTGGCCGAGCTGCTGCAGGAAGCCGACACCCGCGCGCTCGGCCCGCACGGCCTGGTCGATTGGCTGGCGCGGCGCATCGCCAATGCCGACGATAGCGACGAGACCCAGCAGCTGCGCCTGGAATCGGACGCGCGCCGGGTGCAGATCGTGACCCTGCACAAGAGCAAGGGCCTGGAATATCCGCTGGTGTTCCTGCCCTACGTCGGCATCGGCCGCAACGACCGCGGCGCCGGTCGGCATTGCGCCGTGCATGCGCCGCCGCTCGGCCGCCAGCTGCACTGGAACACGTCGAAGTGGAGCGGCGGCAACGACGATCCGGCGTGGAGCGCGGCCGAGGCGGCGTGGAGGCAGGAACAGCGCGCCGAGGACGCGCGCCTGCTCTACGTCGGCCTGACCCGCGCCGAGCACGCGCTGTGGATCGCCACCGGCCCGTTCCACCAGCACGAGCGCACCGCGCTGGCGGCGATGGTCGCTGACCTGGATGCGTTGCAGACCGCCGCGGGCACAGGCGCGATCGCCATCGACACCACGCCGCCGCCGGCCAACCTGCCGCGCCTGCCGCCGGCCGCCGAGATCCAGGTGCCGCCAGCGCGCGTGCCGCAGCGGCACATCGCCCCGGACTGGTGGGTGTACAGCTTCACCCAGCTGGCCAATGCCGATGCCGGCGTCGCCGCCGACCCGATGGCCAGCGCCACCGTCGTCGGCAGCGGCGGCAGCGACGAACCGTCCACCAGCGAGGCCATTGCGACCACGCTGGACGTCGAAGCCTTCGATCGCCGCTTCGCCGGCAACCGCTTCGGCGTGGCGATGCACGACGTGTTCGAACGCTGCGACTTCGCCGCCTGGCGCGATTGGAGTCCCGGCCAGCCGGCACCGGACGGGCAGACCGCGGCCATCGTCGAAGCGCTGCAACGCGGCGGCTACGCCCAGGACGAACTGGACGACGGCGCGGCCATGCTCACCGCCCTGGTCGGCCATACCCTCACCGTCGCGCTGCCCGAAGGCACCCACCTGGCCGCGGTGCCCGAACCGCAACGCCGCAACGAAATGGAATTCCACTTCGCGATGCGGCCCACCCGTGTCGACGCGCTGCTGGCGCTGCTGCACCGCTTCGGCGTGGTCGGCGAACGCCAGGCCTTCGGCGCGCGCAAGCGCCTGGAAGGCCTGATGACCGGCCTGATCGACCTCACCTACCAGCACGACGGGCGCTGGTACGTGCTCGACTACAAGTCCAACCGCCTGCCCAGCTACGACGCCGACGCATTGGCGCGCGCGATGGCGCACAGCGAATACGAACTGCAGGCGCTGATCTACACCGTCGCGCTGCACCGCTGGCTGCGCTTCCGCCTGGGCGAAGCCTACGACTACGCCCGCGACTTCGGCGGCGTGCGCTATCTGTTCTGCCGCGGCCTGGACGCCACGCGCGACCCATCGCCAGGCGTGCACGCCTGGCGCTTCGACCCGGAGTTGGTCGAGTCCGTCGACGCCCTGTTCGCAGGCGCCCCGCTCGAGCCCCTCTCCCCCCGGGAGAGGGGTTGGGGTGAGGGTACGTCCGCCCACGGAGCCCCGACCCCGTGA